In the Flavobacterium acetivorans genome, one interval contains:
- a CDS encoding efflux RND transporter permease subunit encodes MKLAEISIKRPSLVIVLFTILTLGGLFSYSQLGYELIPKFETNVITVSTVYPGASPSEIENTVTKKIEDAIASLENIKKIDSKSYESLSIVSITLTSNANVDISMNDAQRKINAVLSDLPDDADPPSLTKFSLSDLPIMTIGANGKMDEAEFYDLIDKKIAPILSRVNGVAQVNIIGGQEREIQVNLDAVKMQGYGLSVPQVQQVILSSNLDFPTGNIQTREQKILIRLAGKYKNVNELRNLVVSSQNGIQVRLADIADVQDTQKIAEKIARINQKSAIILQIVKQSDANAVAVSEQLLNTIKTLESDYKQVDLKLSVAKDSTVFTLEAADSVVHDLLIAVLLVAFVMLFFLHSIRNSLIVMVAIPASLIATFIGIYLLGYTLNLMSLLGLSLVVGILVDDAIVVIENIYRHMEMGKSRIRASYDGTAEIGATVTSITLVIVVVFLPIAMSSGLVSNIITQFCVTVIISTLFSLLASFTIIPWLSSRFGKLEHIEGKNAFGRIILGFESYLTRFTNWVSNLLNWCLDHYIKTILVVLVLFFGSIFSLLGGGYIGGEFFAASDSGEFLVQIEMPKDASLDQTNFMTQKAEAFLKNEEYVFSQITTVGQTSEGLGASQATAYKAEINVKMIDQKDRTDDASVYAAKTKRKLEKVLVGAKVKTVPVGLLGTAEDATLGLIVTGPNVDSAMKFAKLAEAELRKIPGTTEIKLTVEDGNPEINVQVDRDKMAALGLSLQTVGLTMQTAYSGNTDGKFRAGEYEYDINIKYNAFDRKNITDVSNLIFINSAGQQIKLNQFAKITEGSGPSKLERRDKTASVTVQGQNVGVPAGTIVGQWQEKLDKLEKPVGVNYIWGGDQENQSEGFGTLGIALLAAIILVYLVMVGLYDSFVHPFVVLFAIPLSFIGVLLALALTNNSLNIFTILGIIMLIGLVCKNAIMLVDYTNQRRAAGESIRTALIQANHARLRPILMTTIAMVFGMLPIALASGAGAEWKNGLAWVIIGGLISSLFLTLIVVPVIYEIMEKIIHKFSKGEKIDYEAEMVADYVHQELSEDGFNPKHTL; translated from the coding sequence ATGAAATTAGCCGAAATATCCATAAAACGTCCGTCGCTGGTAATTGTATTGTTTACAATTCTGACTCTTGGTGGATTATTCAGTTACAGCCAGCTAGGTTACGAACTGATTCCAAAATTTGAAACAAACGTGATTACGGTTTCAACTGTTTACCCAGGAGCTTCTCCGAGTGAAATAGAAAACACCGTAACCAAGAAGATTGAAGATGCCATTGCATCCTTAGAAAATATAAAAAAAATAGACTCTAAGTCTTACGAAAGCCTTTCGATAGTATCGATTACATTGACTTCGAATGCCAATGTTGACATCTCTATGAATGATGCCCAACGTAAAATTAATGCCGTTTTAAGTGACTTGCCAGATGATGCCGATCCGCCTTCGCTGACAAAATTTTCCCTGAGTGATTTACCTATTATGACCATTGGTGCCAATGGAAAAATGGACGAGGCCGAATTTTATGACTTAATCGACAAAAAAATCGCCCCTATTTTATCTCGTGTAAATGGAGTTGCTCAAGTGAACATTATTGGAGGCCAGGAACGTGAAATTCAGGTAAACCTTGATGCGGTAAAAATGCAAGGTTATGGACTATCAGTTCCACAGGTACAACAAGTGATTTTATCGTCAAACTTAGATTTCCCAACAGGAAATATTCAAACTCGTGAGCAAAAAATATTAATTCGTTTAGCGGGGAAATATAAAAATGTAAATGAGTTAAGAAATTTAGTAGTTTCCTCTCAAAACGGAATTCAAGTTCGTTTAGCAGATATTGCTGATGTTCAGGATACTCAAAAAATTGCCGAAAAAATTGCTCGTATTAACCAAAAAAGTGCCATTATTCTTCAAATTGTAAAACAATCTGATGCGAATGCGGTTGCCGTTAGTGAGCAATTATTAAATACTATTAAAACACTAGAAAGTGACTACAAACAGGTAGACTTAAAATTAAGCGTTGCAAAAGACAGTACAGTTTTCACCCTAGAAGCAGCTGACTCTGTTGTACATGATTTATTGATTGCCGTTCTTTTAGTTGCCTTTGTAATGCTGTTTTTCTTACACAGTATCCGAAACTCTTTGATTGTAATGGTAGCCATCCCAGCTTCATTAATCGCAACATTTATCGGGATTTACTTGTTGGGCTATACCCTTAACTTAATGAGTTTATTAGGACTATCGCTGGTGGTAGGTATTCTGGTTGATGATGCCATTGTGGTAATTGAGAATATTTACAGGCACATGGAAATGGGTAAGAGCCGAATTCGAGCTTCTTATGATGGAACTGCCGAAATTGGCGCCACCGTAACTTCGATTACCTTAGTAATTGTGGTTGTATTTTTACCAATTGCAATGAGTTCTGGTTTAGTTTCAAACATCATTACCCAATTTTGTGTTACAGTAATTATTTCCACTTTATTCTCTTTATTAGCTTCATTTACTATCATTCCATGGTTGTCTTCCCGTTTTGGAAAATTAGAACATATTGAAGGTAAAAATGCTTTTGGAAGAATTATCCTTGGCTTCGAAAGCTATTTAACACGTTTTACTAACTGGGTTTCTAACTTGCTAAACTGGTGTCTGGATCATTATATAAAAACGATTCTAGTGGTATTGGTTCTTTTCTTTGGATCCATTTTTTCACTACTTGGTGGTGGTTATATTGGTGGGGAGTTTTTCGCTGCATCGGATAGTGGTGAATTCTTAGTTCAAATCGAAATGCCAAAAGACGCTTCCTTAGATCAAACCAACTTTATGACTCAAAAAGCGGAAGCTTTCTTGAAAAATGAAGAATATGTTTTTAGTCAAATTACAACAGTAGGTCAAACCAGTGAAGGTCTTGGAGCATCGCAAGCAACAGCTTACAAAGCAGAGATCAACGTTAAAATGATTGATCAAAAAGATCGTACTGATGATGCTTCTGTATATGCTGCAAAAACAAAACGCAAACTGGAAAAAGTTTTAGTTGGTGCCAAAGTGAAAACCGTTCCTGTAGGTCTTCTAGGAACTGCCGAAGATGCTACTTTAGGATTGATTGTAACGGGGCCAAATGTTGATAGTGCAATGAAATTTGCAAAATTAGCTGAAGCTGAATTACGCAAAATTCCGGGTACAACTGAAATCAAACTAACAGTAGAAGACGGTAATCCGGAGATAAACGTACAAGTTGACCGTGATAAAATGGCTGCTTTAGGATTAAGCTTGCAAACTGTTGGTTTAACCATGCAAACAGCTTATAGCGGTAATACCGATGGGAAATTTAGAGCCGGTGAATATGAATATGACATCAACATTAAATACAATGCTTTTGACAGAAAAAACATTACTGATGTTAGTAATTTAATTTTCATTAATAGTGCCGGTCAGCAAATCAAACTAAATCAGTTTGCTAAAATCACCGAAGGTTCTGGCCCAAGTAAATTAGAACGTAGAGACAAAACTGCCTCGGTAACGGTACAAGGTCAAAACGTGGGAGTTCCAGCTGGAACAATTGTTGGTCAATGGCAGGAAAAACTTGACAAACTAGAGAAACCGGTAGGCGTAAACTACATTTGGGGAGGTGATCAAGAGAACCAAAGTGAAGGTTTTGGTACTTTAGGAATTGCATTGTTAGCCGCCATTATTTTGGTTTACCTTGTAATGGTTGGTCTTTATGACAGTTTTGTTCACCCGTTTGTAGTATTATTTGCTATTCCGCTATCGTTTATTGGAGTATTATTAGCCTTGGCTTTGACCAATAACTCATTGAACATCTTTACGATTTTAGGTATCATCATGTTAATTGGTCTGGTTTGTAAAAATGCGATCATGCTTGTCGATTACACGAACCAGCGAAGAGCCGCAGGCGAATCTATCCGTACTGCCTTAATCCAAGCAAATCATGCCCGTTTGCGTCCTATTTTGATGACAACAATAGCGATGGTATTTGGTATGCTTCCAATTGCATTAGCTTCTGGAGCGGGAGCAGAATGGAAAAACGGTTTGGCTTGGGTAATTATTGGAGGATTGATTAGTTCGTTATTCTTAACCTTGATTGTAGTTCCTGTGATCTATGAAATCATGGAAAAAATAATCCATAAATTCTCAAAAGGAGAAAAAATCGATTATGAAGCGGAGATGGTCGCTGATTATGTGCACCAAGAACTCAGCGAAGACGGTTTTAATCCAAAACACACTCTTTAA
- a CDS encoding efflux RND transporter periplasmic adaptor subunit has protein sequence MKKTIITIVAIAGSLALIGFILTKNKKENEEKTAIVAEKNAAVSVKTATVKTAEVSLDFNANGNFEPTQELTFSAEKSGKVTSVLVKEGDYVNVGQTLLIVRSDVINVNAQAAQAAYQNAKADYSRYENAFKTGGITKQQLDQAKLALTNADANLKQANINVGDTKIKAPIKGFINKKYVEPGSILTGMPATALFDIVNVSKLKLKVTVNESQVASLKLGNTVNISASVYPDKSFSGKITFIAAKADSSLNFPVEIEITNNSSNDLKAGMYGTAQFASQQQKQMLTVVPRNAFVGSVSSNEVFVVENGIAKLKKVTAGRILGDQVEIINGLADGEIVVITGQINLQDGNTVEIIK, from the coding sequence ATGAAAAAAACTATTATAACGATTGTAGCCATTGCTGGATCTTTGGCCTTAATTGGATTCATATTAACTAAAAACAAAAAAGAAAACGAAGAGAAAACGGCTATTGTTGCTGAAAAAAATGCAGCAGTATCTGTAAAAACAGCCACTGTAAAAACAGCAGAAGTTTCTCTAGATTTTAACGCCAATGGTAATTTTGAACCTACACAGGAATTGACTTTCTCTGCTGAAAAATCAGGAAAAGTAACCAGCGTTCTGGTAAAAGAAGGGGATTATGTAAATGTTGGACAAACGCTATTAATTGTTAGAAGTGACGTGATCAACGTAAACGCTCAAGCAGCACAAGCAGCATATCAAAATGCCAAAGCGGATTATAGCAGATACGAGAATGCCTTCAAAACAGGAGGTATTACAAAACAACAATTAGATCAGGCAAAATTAGCTTTAACAAATGCTGATGCTAATTTGAAACAAGCCAATATTAATGTTGGAGACACTAAAATAAAAGCCCCTATCAAAGGATTTATCAATAAAAAATATGTTGAACCGGGTTCTATTTTAACCGGAATGCCAGCAACTGCCTTGTTTGATATTGTAAATGTTTCCAAATTAAAATTGAAAGTTACTGTAAACGAAAGCCAAGTAGCCAGCTTAAAACTTGGAAATACAGTCAACATCTCTGCCAGCGTTTATCCTGACAAAAGCTTTTCTGGAAAAATTACATTTATTGCTGCAAAAGCGGATAGCAGCCTGAACTTTCCAGTAGAAATTGAAATCACAAACAATTCATCTAACGACCTAAAAGCAGGAATGTACGGAACGGCCCAATTTGCTTCTCAACAACAAAAACAAATGCTAACGGTAGTGCCTAGAAATGCTTTTGTAGGCAGTGTAAGTAGCAACGAAGTTTTTGTAGTAGAAAACGGTATTGCAAAATTGAAAAAGGTTACTGCAGGAAGAATCCTAGGAGATCAAGTCGAAATTATCAATGGATTAGCTGATGGTGAAATCGTAGTTATTACAGGTCAAATTAACCTACAAGACGGAAACACTGTAGAAATCATTAAATAA
- a CDS encoding TolC family protein codes for MNKLILITIFTFALTANAQGVKSLTLKEAINYALENKADAQKAKLKVENSEYQIQEVRSRALPQISANGGLTYNPIIQTTVIDGAGFGQPGTTIQAAFGQKWNSVAGVSLTQNLFDQSVFTGLKAAKSTREFYQINAQLTEEQVIERVANSYYQIYVQRQNLGVLDNMYQNTVKVKNIIQGQFDNGLAKKIDLDRIIVKISNIKTQRQQVLNGVQIQENTLKFYMGMPIENAIEIPKAAFEVTPMALTEVPNTANRTEFLLLKKQEELLEYQKKSVIAGYYPTLSLSAGYNYIGQGPKMPLGAKPADGVYWSDFSSIGLNLRVPIFSGFDTRSKIRKADVELRSIKEDINDTKLGLDLAFANAKTQIDNSLITIENQKENAKLAQEVLENTRNNYVQGLATLTDLLDAENSLTEAQNNYTSAILDYKLAEIQLIKSKGELKTLIK; via the coding sequence ATGAATAAACTAATTTTAATAACCATCTTCACATTTGCCTTGACAGCAAATGCACAAGGCGTAAAATCGCTAACACTAAAAGAAGCGATTAACTATGCTTTAGAGAATAAAGCCGATGCTCAAAAAGCAAAATTAAAAGTAGAAAATAGCGAATACCAAATACAAGAAGTTCGTTCCAGAGCCTTGCCACAAATTTCAGCAAATGGAGGGTTAACCTATAATCCCATAATACAAACCACAGTTATTGATGGCGCAGGATTTGGACAACCGGGAACAACCATTCAAGCTGCTTTTGGACAAAAATGGAATTCAGTTGCCGGCGTTTCTCTTACTCAAAACCTTTTTGACCAATCTGTTTTTACAGGTTTAAAAGCGGCAAAATCAACAAGAGAATTTTACCAAATCAACGCACAATTGACCGAAGAGCAGGTTATTGAGAGAGTCGCAAACAGCTACTACCAAATCTATGTTCAAAGACAAAACTTGGGCGTTTTAGACAATATGTATCAAAACACAGTCAAAGTAAAGAACATTATTCAAGGGCAATTTGACAATGGACTTGCCAAAAAAATTGATTTAGACCGAATCATCGTTAAAATTTCGAACATAAAAACCCAACGCCAACAAGTTCTCAACGGCGTTCAAATTCAGGAAAATACTTTGAAATTTTACATGGGAATGCCCATAGAAAACGCAATCGAAATTCCAAAAGCCGCCTTTGAAGTAACACCTATGGCATTGACTGAAGTTCCAAACACCGCAAACAGAACCGAATTCTTACTATTGAAAAAACAGGAAGAATTACTAGAATATCAAAAAAAGTCAGTTATAGCAGGATACTACCCTACTTTATCCCTTTCTGCAGGATACAACTATATAGGACAAGGTCCTAAAATGCCCTTAGGAGCAAAACCAGCAGACGGTGTTTACTGGTCCGATTTTTCCTCGATAGGATTGAATTTAAGAGTGCCTATTTTTTCCGGATTTGATACTCGTTCCAAAATCAGAAAAGCCGATGTTGAATTAAGATCGATTAAAGAAGACATCAACGATACAAAATTAGGTCTTGATTTGGCTTTCGCCAATGCAAAAACTCAAATTGACAATAGCTTGATCACTATTGAAAACCAAAAGGAAAATGCAAAACTTGCCCAAGAAGTTTTAGAAAACACCCGAAACAATTACGTTCAAGGATTGGCGACTTTAACTGATTTATTAGATGCTGAAAATTCTTTAACAGAAGCACAAAACAATTACACCTCTGCTATATTAGATTACAAACTGGCAGAAATCCAATTAATCAAATCAAAAGGAGAATTAAAAACACTTATTAAATAA
- a CDS encoding TetR/AcrR family transcriptional regulator — translation MKEKIVSKASELFLKLGFKSITMDDIAGEMCISKKTIYKYFCNKEVLIEECTTMVHQELHRIVDTIAAKNHNAIQENFEIKKMFKEMFKSTDSSPLYQLKKYYPKMYHTIIEREIDVCQSWFRQNIEKGIKQQLYREDLDIDTYVQFYYTLIFTVNENTISEKEAQNKELQALEYHTRAMATPKGITELEKNLLNLTYNE, via the coding sequence ATGAAAGAGAAAATAGTATCAAAAGCCAGCGAATTGTTTTTAAAACTTGGTTTTAAAAGCATTACTATGGATGATATTGCAGGAGAAATGTGCATCTCAAAAAAAACAATTTACAAATATTTCTGCAATAAAGAGGTTTTAATAGAAGAATGCACAACAATGGTTCATCAGGAATTGCATCGGATAGTAGATACCATTGCAGCCAAAAATCACAATGCCATTCAGGAAAATTTTGAAATTAAAAAAATGTTTAAAGAGATGTTCAAGTCTACAGACTCTTCTCCTTTATACCAATTAAAAAAATATTATCCTAAAATGTACCATACGATAATCGAGCGGGAAATAGATGTATGCCAATCTTGGTTCAGACAAAATATTGAAAAAGGGATTAAGCAACAACTCTACCGTGAAGATTTAGACATTGACACTTATGTGCAATTCTATTACACACTAATTTTCACAGTTAACGAAAATACAATTTCTGAAAAAGAAGCACAAAATAAAGAACTACAAGCTCTTGAATACCATACAAGAGCTATGGCAACACCAAAAGGAATCACTGAACTAGAAAAAAATTTACTAAACCTTACTTATAATGAATAA
- a CDS encoding YceI family protein, with translation MTTKWTIDSNQSDALIKIRHSIIAYLAGTKNKFDGFLDIKNNELENASITFDLDINNKDTKLEQVDSHLKLNDLFDTKAHPIISFKSTSFQKVNKNINFIKGNLTVKNITKVVELDAELLGIETYNGSTKATFEITGNINRKDFGLTLNPHNHSGGLALGQDIKLVANLEFSA, from the coding sequence ATGACAACAAAATGGACTATTGATTCAAATCAATCAGATGCTCTGATTAAAATTAGGCATTCCATAATAGCTTATTTAGCCGGAACCAAAAACAAGTTTGACGGTTTCTTAGATATTAAAAATAATGAACTGGAAAATGCCAGCATCACATTTGATCTAGACATCAACAACAAAGACACTAAACTAGAACAGGTGGATTCTCATTTAAAATTAAATGACCTTTTTGACACCAAGGCACATCCAATTATCAGTTTTAAATCGACATCGTTCCAAAAAGTAAACAAAAACATCAATTTTATCAAAGGAAATTTGACGGTAAAAAATATTACCAAAGTAGTAGAACTTGATGCAGAATTACTGGGAATTGAAACTTATAACGGGAGCACCAAAGCCACTTTTGAAATCACCGGAAACATCAATCGCAAAGATTTTGGCCTAACTTTAAATCCGCACAACCACTCTGGCGGATTAGCCTTGGGGCAAGATATTAAACTCGTTGCTAATTTAGAATTCAGCGCTTAA